A single Candidatus Thalassolituus haligoni DNA region contains:
- a CDS encoding ABC transporter ATP-binding protein — protein MIRLEKVSKWYPTKVGRHYIFKDIDFDIPLDNNIGVLGRNGAGKSTFIRMLGGAEHPNAGKITSDLKISWPLGLQGGIQGSMTGRENARFVARIHGIKNTRQMENKVEEFAEIGSYFDEPMKSYSSGMRSRVMLGMTMALEFDFDVLLIDEITAVGDAKFKDKAATLLKKRFASTRIIMVNHSIGQLKNFCSAGLVIHSGGLKYFENIDDAVRFYDRNG, from the coding sequence ATGATAAGGCTTGAAAAAGTTTCGAAGTGGTATCCAACAAAAGTCGGGCGACATTATATTTTTAAAGATATTGATTTTGACATACCATTGGATAATAACATTGGCGTTCTTGGCAGAAATGGCGCTGGTAAATCCACATTTATCCGAATGCTGGGGGGAGCCGAGCATCCCAATGCTGGAAAAATCACCTCTGATTTGAAAATTTCGTGGCCACTTGGTCTTCAGGGGGGAATTCAGGGAAGCATGACTGGCAGAGAAAATGCCCGCTTTGTTGCTCGTATCCACGGGATTAAAAACACTCGCCAGATGGAAAATAAAGTCGAAGAGTTCGCCGAGATTGGGTCGTATTTCGATGAACCAATGAAAAGTTATTCATCTGGTATGCGATCTCGGGTCATGCTAGGTATGACTATGGCTCTGGAATTTGATTTTGATGTGCTGCTGATCGACGAAATAACCGCAGTTGGGGATGCAAAATTTAAAGATAAGGCAGCGACTCTGCTTAAAAAGCGTTTTGCTTCAACTCGTATTATTATGGTTAATCACTCTATTGGTCAGCTCAAGAATTTTTGTAGTGCCGGGTTGGTTATACATAGCGGTGGGCTGAAATATTTTGAAAACATTGATGATGCGGTCAGGTTTTATGATAGAAATGGGTAA
- a CDS encoding ABC transporter permease, whose protein sequence is MDRQIKQRTPLGIMKDTVFALFIRELRTRFGGSRLGYFWAIAEPAGQAALLTAVFSLMGRTSLSGIDIPVFMVVGLVPFKLFTKLISQLSHSVLSNKGLMAYRQVEPIDPVITRLLIELATTAIVFVMLMISMYWFLGYQAAPVSLLGVLVALGLLMAFSIGIALILCVLFEYFPDLSKLVNVIMTPMMIVSGVFYSASMVPTQYWGLLDWNPVFHCLELIRESYYYGYNPGFASLSFVAQVTVFTDFIGLLLFVSYRTKLVSP, encoded by the coding sequence GTGGATCGCCAGATCAAACAGCGAACGCCGCTGGGGATAATGAAGGATACGGTTTTTGCGTTATTTATTCGTGAGCTTCGTACCCGATTTGGGGGAAGTCGCCTCGGTTACTTTTGGGCGATTGCCGAGCCAGCAGGCCAGGCCGCTTTGCTAACGGCTGTATTTTCTCTAATGGGGCGTACCAGTCTGTCAGGGATAGATATCCCGGTCTTCATGGTTGTGGGCCTGGTTCCCTTTAAATTATTTACCAAGCTTATTTCTCAATTAAGTCACTCGGTTCTATCCAATAAGGGTCTCATGGCATATCGGCAAGTTGAACCTATTGATCCGGTCATTACACGTTTGCTCATCGAGCTGGCGACGACAGCAATTGTTTTTGTTATGCTGATGATTTCAATGTACTGGTTCTTGGGCTATCAAGCTGCACCCGTGTCTCTTTTGGGTGTTTTGGTGGCACTGGGTTTGTTAATGGCCTTTTCAATCGGAATTGCACTGATCCTGTGTGTTCTTTTTGAGTACTTTCCAGACCTCTCTAAACTTGTAAACGTTATCATGACTCCGATGATGATTGTCTCTGGTGTGTTTTATAGCGCTTCTATGGTGCCGACGCAGTATTGGGGGTTACTCGACTGGAATCCTGTCTTTCATTGTTTGGAGTTGATACGGGAATCCTATTACTACGGTTATAACCCTGGGTTCGCTTCTTTGAGCTTTGTTGCACAAGTTACGGTTTTTACCGATTTCATTGGGTTGCTTCTGTTTGTTTCTTATAGAACCAAGTTGGTTTCACCATGA
- the msrB gene encoding peptide-methionine (R)-S-oxide reductase MsrB, with product MSDKKSEETIATGERVARRVKRSPEEWQALLDPHTYFVTREAGTERPFTGKYYQTVELGVYSCACCGEPLFVSDTKFDAGCGWPSFYQEMAGAVEKRIDTSHGMVRTEVICAACDAHLGHVFEDGPAPTGLRFCINSASLVFEERG from the coding sequence ATGAGTGACAAGAAGAGTGAAGAGACTATAGCCACTGGGGAGCGTGTTGCTCGACGAGTGAAACGCTCTCCTGAAGAGTGGCAAGCATTGCTGGATCCTCATACCTACTTCGTTACCCGAGAGGCTGGAACTGAAAGGCCATTTACCGGTAAGTACTACCAGACAGTGGAGCTTGGTGTTTATAGCTGTGCTTGTTGTGGTGAGCCGCTGTTTGTATCGGATACCAAATTTGACGCCGGCTGTGGCTGGCCCAGCTTCTATCAGGAGATGGCTGGCGCGGTTGAAAAACGTATTGATACGTCGCACGGCATGGTTCGGACGGAAGTCATTTGTGCAGCCTGCGATGCCCATTTGGGGCATGTGTTCGAAGATGGGCCTGCTCCAACGGGCTTGAGATTTTGTATCAATTCGGCTTCGCTGGTGTTTGAAGAGCGAGGTTGA
- a CDS encoding pyridoxal phosphate-dependent aminotransferase: MQEIRKSDKLANVFYDLRGPVLQAAKRMEEEGHRILKLNIGNPKPFGLDAPEEIIQDVIHNLPDSEGYSDSKGLFSARKAIMQYAQQKHIANVGIEDIIIGNGVSELIVASMQGLLNNGDEVLVPAPDYPLWTGAVVLAGGRAVHYVCDEQSEWYPDLDDMRAKITNRTRAMVLINPNNPTGAVYPTELLLGMLEIAREFNLIVFSDEIYDKIIFDGITHTSTASLADDLLIITFNGLSKNYRLAGFRSGWMIISGARHKARDYIEGLEMLASMRLCANVPAMYAIQTALGGYQSIDDLVAEGGRIRQQRDIAWEALNSIPGVSCVKPKGALYCFPKMDKDKFNILDDERMVLDLLEQQKILIVHGTAFNWKSPDHFRVVFLPRPEDLTLAMSRIDQFFRGYVQA; the protein is encoded by the coding sequence ATGCAGGAAATTCGCAAATCCGACAAGCTGGCTAATGTTTTTTACGATCTTCGCGGCCCGGTTCTTCAGGCCGCCAAGCGCATGGAGGAGGAAGGTCACCGGATACTGAAACTGAACATTGGCAATCCAAAACCCTTCGGCCTGGATGCCCCTGAAGAAATCATTCAGGACGTGATCCACAATCTGCCCGATTCCGAGGGCTATTCAGACTCCAAAGGCCTGTTTTCTGCGCGAAAAGCCATCATGCAGTACGCCCAGCAGAAACACATCGCCAATGTCGGCATTGAGGACATTATCATCGGCAATGGCGTCAGCGAGCTGATTGTTGCTTCCATGCAAGGGTTGCTGAATAACGGTGATGAAGTACTGGTTCCGGCACCCGACTACCCGCTATGGACCGGCGCTGTCGTGCTCGCAGGCGGACGAGCGGTTCACTACGTTTGTGATGAGCAATCAGAATGGTATCCCGACCTGGACGATATGCGCGCCAAAATTACCAACCGTACCCGCGCCATGGTCTTGATCAATCCCAACAACCCTACCGGTGCGGTTTACCCTACCGAGTTGCTGCTGGGCATGCTGGAAATTGCCCGAGAATTCAACCTGATCGTGTTCTCGGATGAAATCTACGACAAGATTATTTTTGATGGCATAACACACACATCCACAGCTTCACTGGCTGACGACCTGCTGATCATTACGTTTAACGGCCTGTCCAAAAACTACCGTTTGGCGGGTTTTCGCTCCGGCTGGATGATCATCAGTGGCGCCAGACACAAAGCCCGAGATTACATAGAAGGGCTGGAAATGCTGGCCTCCATGAGACTCTGCGCCAACGTACCCGCCATGTACGCAATTCAGACCGCACTGGGAGGCTATCAGAGTATCGACGACCTGGTCGCAGAAGGCGGGCGCATTCGCCAGCAGCGGGATATCGCCTGGGAAGCACTCAACAGCATCCCGGGTGTCAGTTGTGTCAAACCCAAAGGCGCGCTGTATTGCTTCCCGAAAATGGACAAGGACAAATTCAACATTTTGGATGACGAACGCATGGTGCTGGATCTGCTGGAACAACAAAAGATTCTGATCGTGCACGGCACTGCGTTTAACTGGAAATCGCCCGATCATTTCCGCGTTGTATTTTTACCCCGCCCTGAAGACCTGACTTTGGCGATGAGCCGGATTGATCAGTTTTTCCGTGGCTACGTGCAAGCCTGA
- the pdxB gene encoding 4-phosphoerythronate dehydrogenase PdxB, protein MTKCRPVFQLDNTLVRIAADENIPLVDSFFSEFGEIRRFNGRSLTADQLADTDILLVRSVTAVDEALLKGTPVKFVGTATIGTDHIDLDYLQRANVGFASAPGCNAQAVVDYVLSSLSVLIDVRGVSFADLSVGIVGVGNVGLCLRRRLEEMGVDVVATDPFKDPAVVGPLTSLEEVLKADVVSLHTPLVNDGEFPTRHLMGAEQLLQMKQNACLINSSRGAVVNNAELLAHLRSHNDFEAILDVWEKEPHLDLALMHRCMLATPHIAGYSLDGKMRGTEMIYQAVCEYFGLPMRRKLGQFLPEPGIRRVNFSDQVPLNQALRTAIRAAYEVRVDDGKMRSAMSRAEDVKQTFDQLRRDYPLRRDIPTMKVGVPAKCVDLQQLLASAGFAVRTK, encoded by the coding sequence TTGACAAAATGTCGCCCTGTATTCCAACTGGACAACACCCTCGTGCGAATAGCCGCTGACGAAAACATTCCTCTGGTAGATTCTTTCTTTTCTGAGTTTGGTGAAATTCGGCGCTTTAATGGCCGTAGCCTGACTGCTGATCAGCTGGCGGACACCGATATATTACTGGTGCGTTCTGTAACAGCCGTTGATGAGGCCTTGCTCAAGGGAACCCCGGTCAAGTTTGTTGGAACCGCAACGATTGGCACAGACCATATTGATCTCGACTATCTGCAGCGTGCAAATGTTGGCTTTGCCAGTGCCCCTGGTTGTAATGCGCAAGCCGTTGTGGATTACGTATTAAGTTCGCTCAGTGTACTGATTGATGTGCGAGGCGTGTCTTTTGCTGATCTTTCCGTGGGTATTGTCGGGGTTGGCAACGTCGGGCTGTGTTTGCGTCGGCGGCTTGAAGAAATGGGTGTTGACGTAGTGGCGACGGATCCGTTCAAGGATCCAGCTGTTGTGGGGCCACTGACGTCACTTGAGGAAGTGCTGAAGGCGGATGTGGTGAGTTTGCATACTCCGCTGGTGAATGATGGGGAATTTCCCACCCGGCATTTGATGGGTGCCGAGCAGCTGCTGCAAATGAAACAGAATGCCTGTTTGATCAACAGCAGTCGGGGAGCGGTGGTGAATAATGCTGAATTGTTGGCTCACCTGAGGTCGCACAACGATTTTGAGGCAATTCTGGATGTGTGGGAGAAAGAACCTCATCTGGATCTTGCCTTGATGCATCGCTGTATGCTGGCGACACCGCATATCGCTGGTTATTCTCTGGACGGTAAGATGCGTGGTACGGAAATGATTTATCAGGCCGTGTGTGAGTATTTTGGTCTGCCGATGCGGCGCAAGTTGGGTCAGTTTTTGCCAGAACCTGGTATTCGGCGGGTGAATTTTTCTGATCAGGTACCGTTAAATCAGGCGTTGCGTACGGCGATTCGAGCCGCTTATGAAGTGCGTGTTGATGACGGTAAAATGCGTTCAGCCATGTCACGAGCGGAGGACGTTAAACAGACCTTTGATCAGTTACGTCGGGATTATCCACTGCGTCGGGATATTCCTACGATGAAGGTGGGTGTTCCCGCCAAGTGCGTCGACTTGCAGCAATTATTGGCCTCTGCCGGGTTTGCTGTCAGAACCAAATAG
- the acnB gene encoding bifunctional aconitate hydratase 2/2-methylisocitrate dehydratase yields MLEAYRAHVAERAELGIPPKPLNAEQTAALVELLKTPPAGEETTLVDLLENRIPPGVDEAAYVKAAFLTAILKDEATSPLISKEKAIQLLGMMQGGYNIATLVEQLDNAELAPLAAKELKHTLLMFDAFNDVQDKMNAGNAIAKEVMESWANAEWFTNRNKVAESIKMTVFKVTGETNTDDLSPAPDAWSRPDIPLHARAAYKMTRDGLEPEEHGVTGPMSQIDAIKAKGLPVAFVGDVVGTGSSRKSATNSVLWFFGDDLPGVPNKRGGGICIGSKVAPIFFNTMEDAGALVFEAPVDNMNMGDVIEIRPYDGKILNEAGDVISEFGFKSEVILDEVQAGGRIPLIIGRGLTTKARAALSLGATDLFRLPVDPEAGTKGFTLAQKMVGKACGLDEGQGVRPGTYCEPKMTTVGSQDTTGPMTRDELKDLACLGFQADLVMQSFCHTAAYPKPIDVEMQHTMPDFIQTRGGVALRPGDGIIHSWLNRMLLPDTVGTGGDSHTRFPMGISFPAGSGLVAFAAATGVMPLDMPESVLVRFKGNMQPGITLRDLVHAIPLYGIKQGILTVEKKGKINEFSGRILEIEGLEHLTAEQAFELSDASAERSAAGCTVTLSEESIAEYLRSNIVMLRWMISEGYGDPRTLERRAQAMEAWLADPKLMRADKDAEYAHIIEIDLADIKEPIVCCPNDPDDAKTLSDVAGVKVDEVFVGSCMTNIGHFRAAGKLLANHKGGLSTRFWMSPPTKMDEAQLMEEGYFNIFGTSGVRTEMPGCSLCMGNQARVASGVTVLSTSTRNFPNRLGDGANVYLTSAELASVGAILGKLPTTAEYMEYANKLDSMSGEIYKYLNFDKMDEYTKKAATAVIASDK; encoded by the coding sequence GTGTTAGAAGCTTATCGTGCTCACGTTGCCGAGCGAGCAGAGCTGGGAATTCCACCCAAGCCTCTGAATGCTGAACAGACAGCTGCTCTGGTCGAGTTGCTGAAAACTCCACCCGCTGGCGAAGAAACCACTCTGGTTGACCTGCTGGAAAACCGTATCCCTCCGGGTGTCGATGAAGCGGCCTACGTAAAAGCAGCGTTCCTGACTGCCATTCTGAAAGATGAAGCGACTTCTCCACTGATATCCAAAGAAAAAGCAATTCAACTGCTGGGTATGATGCAGGGTGGCTACAACATCGCGACATTGGTTGAACAGCTGGATAACGCTGAACTGGCACCTCTGGCCGCGAAAGAACTAAAGCACACCCTGCTGATGTTTGACGCCTTCAACGACGTTCAGGACAAAATGAACGCTGGCAATGCTATCGCCAAAGAAGTGATGGAGTCCTGGGCCAATGCTGAATGGTTTACCAACCGCAACAAGGTTGCTGAATCCATCAAAATGACCGTATTCAAGGTGACTGGCGAAACCAACACCGACGACCTGTCACCGGCCCCGGATGCCTGGTCGCGTCCTGATATCCCACTGCATGCCCGTGCTGCGTACAAGATGACCCGCGACGGCTTAGAGCCTGAAGAGCACGGTGTCACTGGCCCGATGTCTCAGATCGACGCGATCAAAGCCAAAGGCCTGCCGGTTGCTTTCGTTGGTGACGTGGTGGGTACCGGTTCTTCCCGCAAGTCTGCTACCAACTCTGTTCTGTGGTTCTTCGGTGACGACCTCCCCGGCGTACCGAACAAACGTGGTGGTGGTATCTGTATCGGTTCCAAGGTTGCCCCTATCTTCTTCAACACCATGGAAGATGCCGGTGCACTGGTATTCGAAGCACCTGTTGACAACATGAACATGGGTGACGTGATTGAAATTCGTCCATATGACGGCAAGATTCTGAACGAAGCCGGCGACGTCATTTCCGAATTCGGTTTCAAATCTGAAGTTATCCTGGACGAAGTTCAGGCTGGCGGCCGTATTCCGCTGATCATTGGCCGTGGTCTGACCACTAAAGCCCGTGCTGCTCTTAGCCTCGGCGCCACCGACCTGTTCCGCCTGCCGGTAGATCCGGAAGCTGGCACCAAAGGCTTCACACTGGCACAGAAAATGGTCGGCAAGGCTTGCGGTCTGGATGAAGGCCAGGGCGTTCGCCCAGGCACTTACTGCGAACCCAAGATGACCACGGTCGGTTCTCAAGACACCACAGGCCCGATGACCCGTGATGAGCTGAAAGATCTGGCCTGTCTGGGCTTCCAGGCAGATCTGGTGATGCAGTCTTTCTGTCACACAGCGGCTTACCCCAAGCCAATTGACGTGGAAATGCAGCATACCATGCCTGATTTTATCCAGACCCGTGGTGGTGTGGCTCTGCGTCCGGGCGACGGTATCATCCACTCTTGGCTGAACCGTATGTTGCTGCCTGACACCGTGGGTACTGGTGGTGATTCTCACACCCGTTTCCCAATGGGCATCTCCTTCCCTGCCGGTTCTGGCCTGGTTGCCTTCGCCGCTGCGACGGGTGTTATGCCACTGGATATGCCTGAGTCTGTACTGGTGCGCTTCAAAGGTAATATGCAGCCTGGTATTACCCTGCGCGACCTGGTTCACGCCATTCCGTTGTACGGTATCAAGCAAGGCATCCTGACGGTTGAGAAAAAAGGCAAGATCAACGAATTCTCCGGTCGTATTCTGGAAATCGAAGGTCTCGAACACCTGACGGCTGAGCAAGCATTTGAATTATCAGATGCTTCTGCTGAACGTTCTGCCGCCGGTTGTACGGTCACTCTGTCAGAAGAATCCATCGCTGAATATCTGCGTTCTAACATCGTCATGCTGCGCTGGATGATCTCTGAAGGCTACGGTGATCCACGTACTCTGGAGCGTCGTGCTCAGGCAATGGAAGCATGGCTGGCCGATCCCAAGCTGATGCGTGCCGACAAAGATGCTGAATATGCCCATATCATCGAAATCGATCTGGCTGATATCAAAGAGCCTATCGTCTGCTGCCCGAACGACCCGGACGATGCCAAGACACTGTCTGACGTTGCTGGCGTAAAAGTAGACGAAGTCTTCGTTGGTTCCTGCATGACCAACATTGGTCACTTCCGCGCAGCCGGTAAACTGTTGGCTAACCACAAAGGTGGTCTGAGCACCCGTTTCTGGATGTCTCCACCAACCAAAATGGACGAAGCCCAGCTGATGGAAGAAGGTTACTTCAATATCTTCGGTACTTCTGGTGTCCGTACTGAAATGCCAGGTTGTTCTTTGTGTATGGGTAACCAGGCGCGTGTAGCATCCGGTGTTACCGTATTGTCGACATCTACCCGTAACTTCCCGAACCGTCTTGGCGATGGTGCCAACGTCTACCTGACCTCT